GATCGGCGCCTCACTGCTGGCGGCCGGGCGGCCGGTGCAGGTGCGGGAACTCGCGGCGGTGCTGGGCGTGCCGGAGGACGCGGCGCTGCGGGAGATGCAGGCGTTCACGGCGCGGCTGCAGGCGGCCGACCTGGGGTTCGCGGTCGAGGCGGTCGCGGGCGGGTACCGGCTGGTGGTGCCGTCCACGCTGTCCGGGCACCTGGCCCCGCTACTGGCCCCGCCGCCCCTGCCGCCCCTGAGCAGCGCGGCGCTGGAGGTCCTGGCGGTCATCGCCTACCGGCAACCCGTCACGCGCGCGGAAATCGAGGCGATGCGTGGCGGGAGCGCCGGGACGGTCGTGACCCTGCAGGAGCGTGAACTCGTGAAGGTCGTGGGCCGTTCGGACGCCGTGGGCGGGCCGCTGCTGTACGGCACCACGGAACGGTTCCTGCTGGACTTCGGCCTGACCAGCCTGGAGGACCTGCCGCCGCTGGAGAACGCGAACTTCTCGCACCTGCTTCGCAGCTGACCGTGCAGCTGACTGTGCAGCTGAACATGGTGGGTGAGTGGGACGCCACCGGAAAGCCACTTGTCCGGGCGGGACAGATGAGCGAACATGAGTGCAGGGGCGCGCGGCGCCGCGACGGGAGGACGTGATCACTCTGAACGCCACGCACGCATGACCAGATCCACCTCCAGCCTCGACACCTTCGACTTTCTGGAACTGCTGTACCTGCTGACCGAGCAGGGCCGGACCGGCGTGCTGTACGTCTTCCGGCCAGACGGGCAGTTTCAGGCGTGGCTGGAAGCCGGGCGGGTCCGGCACCTGCAGTTCGGCCAGGACGACGGCGTGCAGGCACTCGTCCGGCTGATGCTGGACCCCAAGGGCCGCTTCCACTTCGATGAGGGCGTCACGCACGGCAACCCCCGCCTGGACAGCACCCTCGACGAGGTGACCCTGGAAGCGCTGGAAGCCATGCCCTTCCAGGAGCTGCCGTTCGACGGTCCGGCGCGCGTCACGTCGCCGCAGCGGGTGGGCCGCATGCGCTGGAGCCTCAAGGAACTCGATGTCCTCAAGCAGATCGACGCGCAGAAACCCGTCTCGGAACTCGCGCAGGACCCCGAAGCGAAACGCATGCTGCTCAAACTGTTCCGCATCGGCCTGATCGTGCCGCGCAAGACCCGCGTGGCCCGCCTGACCGTCACCATCACCCGGCAGGTGCAGGGCGTGGCGCTGGTCGACGAACTGATCTTCAGACGCTGGAAGGAAGACATCGTGCGCCACCCGCAACTCGTGGCCCTGAAAGCCGACGACGGACAGGTGTACACCCTGCCCGTCCGCATGTCCGCCAACCTGACCAACCAGATCATGATTCCCGCCGACCTGCTGGTGCGCACCACCCTGCGTGCCGGCGACAGCGTCCTGGCCAAACCCGTCTGACGGACGGCGCCCGACCCGGCGTCAGGTCCGCGCGGCCCGCTGCGCCTGCACGAACGCCAGGAACGCCTCGCGCTCCAGGGTGTTCACCACGTGCGCCGGGGTCAGGCCGGCCTTGCGGGCGACCATCACGCCGTATTTCGCGTCTTTCAGGCCGCCCAGCACGTGGGCGTCGGTGTTGATGGCGAACGTCACGCGGTCACGCCACGTCAGGGCGACGCGCCAGTCGATGTCCAGGCGGTAGGCGTTCGCGTTGATCTCGACGACCGTGCCGCGCTCGGCGCAGGCGGCCATGACGGCGTCCATGTCGAGGGCGTAGCCGGGGCGGCGCAGCAGCAGGCGGCCCGTGGGGTGCCCCAGGATGGTGACGAGCGGGTGGCTGGCGGCGCGGATCAGGCGTTCGGTCTGCCGCTCGGGGCTCAGCGTGAACAGGCTGTGGACGCTGGCGACCACGTAATCCAGCTGTGCCAGCACGTCGTCCGGGTAGTCCAGGGTGCCGTCGTCGAGGATGTCCACCTCGGCGCCCGCCACGAGCGGCACGCCCGCCGCCTGCAACTCGCGGATTTCCTTCAGCTGCGCGTGAAGGCGCTCGATGCTGAGGCCGTTCGCGTAGTGCGCGGCGCGTGAGTGGTCGCCGGTGCCCAGGAAGCCGTGGCCCAGGCGGACGGTCTCGGCGGCCATGTCGGCAATGCTGCTGGCGCCGTCCGACCACGTGGAGTGCGTGTGCAGCATGCCGCGCAGGTCGCCCACCGTCACGAGCGCATCCGGGTGGGGGAGGGCTTCCCACACGGCGTCATGCTCGGGGTCGCGGTACTCGGCGGGCCGCAGGGGCAGCCCCAGGGTCTTCATGACGTCGGCCTCGGTGGGCGTGTCCAGCACCTCGCCGCCTCGCTTCAGGCCCCGCCCGCTCAGGTCGAAGCCCCGCGCCTTCGCCTCCTCGCGCAGCGACTCGCGGTACGCGGTGCCGCCGCCCATCATCAGGTCCAGCGCCCCCCGGACGCCCGGCGTGGGCGCGTACGCCACCTCGACCGGCACGCCGTCCACGCGGCCCGCGAACAGCGGTTTCTTCTCGACCGGTTCCAGCCCCTCCACCACGCCAGCCAGCCGCTCCTGCACCCCCTCCGGCGAGGCGGTCACGGTCACGCGCGCCACCCGCACCGTGTCCAGGCCCCGGCGCACATCCCCCGACACCTGCGGCTCCAGGCCGTCCAGCACCCGGCACAGGCCCTCGGCGACCTCGTGCGCCGTGCTCAGGTGCTGCCGCTCCTGTGCGCCCAGCGCGAACTCCACCGCCTCCAGAAACGACGCCGCACTCTTCGCCCCGAACCCCTTCAGACCCGCCACGCGCCCATCCCGGCACGCCTCCCGCAGCCCCTCCAGCGAATCGATCCCCGCGTCCCACAACGCCCGGATCTTCTTCGGCCCCAGCCCCCGCACCCGGAACAGACTCAGCACACCCGCCGGAATCAGACTCGCGGCGTCCTCCAGCGGACCGAATACCCCCGTCCGCACGTACTCCAGCAGATCCGCCGCAATCGCCTTCCCGACCTTCGGAATACCCGCGAACGCCCGCCCTGCGAGTACATCCACCTCATCCTGCACGCCCTCCAGGCTGCGCGCCGCACTCCGGAACGCCTGCGCCCGGAACCCATCATCCCCCACCCCCAGCAGATCCAGCAGATCCGCCGTGGTCTTCAGCGCGCCCACCAGGGACTTCTTCGTGACATCCATGCCCCCAGAGTAAGGGGGATGCGGGCTGAGGAAGCGGGAGTCGGCGGGTGCGCCAAACGCCTGACCAGCCGGGCCGGTGGGCGACCCCTCAGTCCGCTGCGCGGCCAGCTCCCCTCTCCTGCGGAGCTTTGCAAGTCAAGGGGAGCCAGGAGCTTCTGCCTTACCCGTGCCGGACGCGTCCCTGGTACGTCACGATCCGCCCGCCGACGTCGTGAATCTGCTTGATGGCGTCGGTGAAGCGGTAGCCGACTTCCCCCGGCTTGTGGGCGTCGCTGCCCAGCACGAAGGGAATCCCGCGCTCGGCAGCCGCGCGGGTCAGGTCCGGGGCGGGGTACGCCTCGGCGACTGGTTTGCGCCACCCGGCCGTGTTGAAATCCAGAGCAACGCCGCGTTCGGCGATCACGTCCAGGGCGTGCAGCGCGGCGTACCCGTCCGGGTCGCGGTGCCCGAACTTCTTGGGCAAGTCCAGGTGCCCGATGGAGTCGAACAGCCCGGATTTCGCGGCGCCCTCGGCCAGTGCGTAGTAGTCGCGGTACAGGCCCGCCAGATCACGGCTGTCGTACTCCGCGATGAACTCCGGGTTGTCGAAGCCCCACGCGCCGATGTAGTGAATGCTGCCGATCACGTAATCCCACGGGTGCGCGCCCAGCACCTCCTCCACGAAGCGTTCCGTGCCGGGGTGAAAGTCCGCCTCCAGGCCCAGGCGCACGTCCAGCCGCCCGGCGAACTCGGTCTGCACGGCCCGCACGTCCTCCACGTACTGCGCCAGCTGATCCAGGCGCATGCGCCACGGCGCGTCGTACCACGCGGGCATCGGCATGTGATCCGTGAAGCAGATCCCCGCCAGTCCGGCGTCCAGCGCCGCCTGGGCATACTCGCGCGGCGACCCCGTGGCGTGCCCGCACAGGGGCGTGTGCATATGAGAATCGAACAGCGGTCCAGTCATGCCCACAGGGTACGGCAGGGTGCGTGCGTTCTTCAGTACAGCCAGCCGTGGTCAGGCCGGGCTGCGTTGCCCCGCCCGGTGCCACCAGCGGCCGCCGAACACGTGCAGGATCAGGCCAGCGAACACCAGGGCCGCGCCGATGGCCTTGCCGGGCGGGAACGCCTCCTGGTACACCAGGGCGCTGGCGATCAGGCCGAACACCGGGACCAGCAGGGACAGCGGGGCGACGCGGGCCGCGCCGTGCCGCTGGATCAGCGCGGCCCACACGCCAAAACCCAGCACCGTGTTGCCCAGGCCCATGAACAGGACGGCCGCCCAGAAGCCCGCACCGGACTGCGTGAGGGTACGGGTCACGGCGTCCCAGCCGTCCACGACGCCCGCCAGGATCGTCAGGGGAATGGGCGGAATCAGGGCGCTCCAGACGACCAGACTGAACATGTTCGCCCCGCCGGACGCCCGCACGATCAGGTTACTGACGGCCCAGCCGAGCGCGGCGGCCAGCGTGAGGCCCAGGCTCAGCAGCGTCAGGTCCCCGCCGGACAGCGCGCCGATCACGCCCATGCCCGCGAAGGCCAGCGTGATGCCCGCCACCTGCCACGGCTGCACGCGTTCGCCCAGGAAGCGCGCGGCCAGCAGCGCCGTGAAGAACGCCTGCATCTGCATGAGCAGCGAGCCCAGGCCGGCGCTCATGCCCAGCCCGATGGCGAGGTACAGCAGCCCGAACTGCACCACGCCCACCGCCAGCCCGTACCCCCACAGCAGCCGGGCGGGCATCTGCGGGCGCGGCACGAACAGCACGGCAGGCAGCGCCGCCAGCGCGAATCGCAGCGCGGCCACCAGCAGCGGCGGGGCGTCCGCCACGCTCCACTTGATGACCACGAAATTCACGCCCCAGATGCCCGTGATCAGCAGGGCCAGCAGCAGCGCGCGGGCGTTCAGGGGCGGCAGGGAGATGGGGGAGGGGCTGGAGGCACTCACTGCGCGCGAGTGTACGCCCAGCGTGGGTCCGGGCCGGAGCGCGGGAGAGCCGGCATCCCGCAGGGCTGGACGGCCCGGCCCACGGCCGCCGGCGGGCGGGTGTTACAGTGGACCGGTACCGACCAATTCATCTGCACGCTGCCCGCCGCCCCACCGGGCTGTTTCTGGCGTGCCTTCACCGGAGGTTTCATGCGTCGATTCACGAACGGCCCGGCTCTGTCCCTGATCCTGAGTGCGTCCCTGCTGCTGGGCGCCTGTTCGCAGACGCCGCAGCCCGTGGCGGCCACGCCCCCCGGCGGGACCGGTTCGCTGGTCGCCAGCGCCGACGAGTGCCGCACCTTCGAGCAGAACCCGGTCGTGGTGTCCCGCATCGACTTCAGGACCCAGCGCGACTGGCTGGACATCGTGAAGACCTTCGAACCGGTCGGCGGCAGCCTGGAGGAAGGCTTCGTGCTGCTGGACGTCGGCAAGGCTGACTTTGAGCGGCTGCGCGTGACGGGCCTGACGCGCGGCTGGACCGTGCAGATCGACGCCAGGGAAACGCAGCGGCACAGCGCCTCGCTGAAAAACCCGCTGGGCGCCCTGAGCATCAACGGCTACTCCTGCTACCGCACGGTCGAGGAGACGTACACCAGCGCGCAGAACCTCGCCGCGCAGTACCCGAACCTCGCCAGCTGGAGCAGTTTCGGGTCCTCGTGGCTGAAGACGAAGGGGCGCGGCGGGTACGACATGAACGTCCTGAAACTGACCAACAGGAGCGTCACGGGCACCAAACCCCGCCTGCTGATCACGGCGTCCATCCACGCGCGCGAGTACACGCCCGCCGAACTCGCCACCCGCTTCGCGGAGTACCTGCTCGCCAACTACGGCCGGGACGCCGACGTCACCTGGATGCTCGACACGCAGGAAGTCTGGCTGGTCCTCCAGAGCAACCCGGACGGCCGCAAGAAGGCCGAGGCGGGCGCGTCGTGGCGCAAGAACGCGAACGACACGCAGGCCTGCGGGAACGGCCTGTTCGGCGCGGACCTCAACCGCAATTTCAACTACGCCTGGGGCACCGGCGGGTCCAGCACCGACCCCTGCAACGAGACGTACCGGGGCGTGGGGGCGGCCTCCGAACCGGAAACGCAGAACCTCCAGACCCTCATCCGGGACGCCTTCCCCGACAGCCGTGGCCCCGCCCGCACCGACGCCGCGCCCGCCAGCACGCCCGGCGTGTACATCGACATTCACAGTTACTCCAAGCTGGTCCTGTGGCCCTGGGGGGACACCAGCACGGTCGCCCCGAACGGCGCGGCGCTGCAATCCCTGGGCCGCAAACTGGCCTACTTCAACGGCTACACCCCGAGCAGTCCATCGGCCTGTACCCCACCAGCGGCACCACGAACGACTTCGCGTACGGGGAGCTGGGCGTCGCGTCGTACACCTTCGAGCTGGGCAACGCCTTCTTCGAGTCGTGCAGCGCCTTCACCGGCACGATCCTCCCGCAGAACCAGGCCGCCCTGCTGTACGCCCTGCGTGTGGCCCGCGCACCGTACCAGCTGGGCAGCGGCCCGGACAGCGTGAGCGTCAGCGCGCCCGCCAGCGTCGCCACGGGCGGCACATTCACCCTGAGCGCCAGCGCCACGAACACCCGCTTCAACACCAGCAACGGCGCCGAACCCACCCGCACGGTCACCGCCGCCGAGTACTTCATCGACACGCCCCCCTGGGCCGGCGGGACGCCCACCGCCATGACCGCCACCGACGGATCCTTCGGTTCCGCGACCGAGGCCGTGCGCGCCACCGTGTCCACCGCTGGCCTCAGTGACGGGCGGCACACCGTGTACGTCCGCGCCCGCAACAACAACGGCACGTACGGCCCGGTGTCGGCGGTGTTCGTCACGGTGGGCGGCACCGTCACCCCGCCCGCCAGTACCACCTACACCGGCACGGTCGCCAGCCGCAGCAACTCCTACCAGCCGTCCACCACCGGCTTCAGCTACGCGGGCGGCACCCTGAAGGGCAACCTGAGCGGCCCGTCGGGCACCGACTTCGACCTGTACCTGCAGAAACTCTCGGGCAGCACCTGGACGCAGGTGGCCGCCAGCGAGGGCAGCACCAGCACAGAGGCAATTAACTACACGGCCACCAGTGGCACGTACCGCTGGCGCGTGTACGCCTACTCCGGCAGCGGCAGCTACACCCTGACGGAAACGCGGTAAGGGAAGCGGTGCGC
The DNA window shown above is from Deinococcus sp. LM3 and carries:
- the scpB gene encoding SMC-Scp complex subunit ScpB codes for the protein MTGAPSLGALIGASLLAAGRPVQVRELAAVLGVPEDAALREMQAFTARLQAADLGFAVEAVAGGYRLVVPSTLSGHLAPLLAPPPLPPLSSAALEVLAVIAYRQPVTRAEIEAMRGGSAGTVVTLQERELVKVVGRSDAVGGPLLYGTTERFLLDFGLTSLEDLPPLENANFSHLLRS
- a CDS encoding DUF4388 domain-containing protein — protein: MTRSTSSLDTFDFLELLYLLTEQGRTGVLYVFRPDGQFQAWLEAGRVRHLQFGQDDGVQALVRLMLDPKGRFHFDEGVTHGNPRLDSTLDEVTLEALEAMPFQELPFDGPARVTSPQRVGRMRWSLKELDVLKQIDAQKPVSELAQDPEAKRMLLKLFRIGLIVPRKTRVARLTVTITRQVQGVALVDELIFRRWKEDIVRHPQLVALKADDGQVYTLPVRMSANLTNQIMIPADLLVRTTLRAGDSVLAKPV
- a CDS encoding helix-hairpin-helix domain-containing protein; translated protein: MDVTKKSLVGALKTTADLLDLLGVGDDGFRAQAFRSAARSLEGVQDEVDVLAGRAFAGIPKVGKAIAADLLEYVRTGVFGPLEDAASLIPAGVLSLFRVRGLGPKKIRALWDAGIDSLEGLREACRDGRVAGLKGFGAKSAASFLEAVEFALGAQERQHLSTAHEVAEGLCRVLDGLEPQVSGDVRRGLDTVRVARVTVTASPEGVQERLAGVVEGLEPVEKKPLFAGRVDGVPVEVAYAPTPGVRGALDLMMGGGTAYRESLREEAKARGFDLSGRGLKRGGEVLDTPTEADVMKTLGLPLRPAEYRDPEHDAVWEALPHPDALVTVGDLRGMLHTHSTWSDGASSIADMAAETVRLGHGFLGTGDHSRAAHYANGLSIERLHAQLKEIRELQAAGVPLVAGAEVDILDDGTLDYPDDVLAQLDYVVASVHSLFTLSPERQTERLIRAASHPLVTILGHPTGRLLLRRPGYALDMDAVMAACAERGTVVEINANAYRLDIDWRVALTWRDRVTFAINTDAHVLGGLKDAKYGVMVARKAGLTPAHVVNTLEREAFLAFVQAQRAART
- a CDS encoding histidinol-phosphatase produces the protein MTGPLFDSHMHTPLCGHATGSPREYAQAALDAGLAGICFTDHMPMPAWYDAPWRMRLDQLAQYVEDVRAVQTEFAGRLDVRLGLEADFHPGTERFVEEVLGAHPWDYVIGSIHYIGAWGFDNPEFIAEYDSRDLAGLYRDYYALAEGAAKSGLFDSIGHLDLPKKFGHRDPDGYAALHALDVIAERGVALDFNTAGWRKPVAEAYPAPDLTRAAAERGIPFVLGSDAHKPGEVGYRFTDAIKQIHDVGGRIVTYQGRVRHG
- a CDS encoding EamA family transporter, giving the protein MSASSPSPISLPPLNARALLLALLITGIWGVNFVVIKWSVADAPPLLVAALRFALAALPAVLFVPRPQMPARLLWGYGLAVGVVQFGLLYLAIGLGMSAGLGSLLMQMQAFFTALLAARFLGERVQPWQVAGITLAFAGMGVIGALSGGDLTLLSLGLTLAAALGWAVSNLIVRASGGANMFSLVVWSALIPPIPLTILAGVVDGWDAVTRTLTQSGAGFWAAVLFMGLGNTVLGFGVWAALIQRHGAARVAPLSLLVPVFGLIASALVYQEAFPPGKAIGAALVFAGLILHVFGGRWWHRAGQRSPA